Proteins from a genomic interval of Schistocerca piceifrons isolate TAMUIC-IGC-003096 chromosome 3, iqSchPice1.1, whole genome shotgun sequence:
- the LOC124787975 gene encoding transmembrane protein 64 isoform X2, which yields MNSISIDIDGTVSDFRTSKSDSSCLKINSVNSAGYLYNCCLLLITVIVLSIILFEFKEYVRALLMWVESQDQVVIYLIFTVLFVLVSFPFTWGYTVLVFATGYVFGIIRGLVTVLFAANIGVVVAHFAVRLVHYKFPLTKLIQNDKIQAVLSVISGSKAFRVAAFSRLTPVPFGVQNLIFAVSNINTRIYFIASFIGMIPAQVINVYLGSSLRSMEEVLSHKSTATTAIIVFFQSEPGLLTSW from the exons atgaaCTCGATAAGTATTGATATTGATGGAACGGTGTCCGATTTTAGGACATCTAAATCTGACAGTTCCTGCCTGAAAATAAATTCCGTGAACAGTGCTGGCTATCTATATAATTGCTGCTTGCTACTGATCACCGTAATTGTTTTAAGCATAATTCTATTTGAATTCAAAGAATATGTTAGAGCATTGCTAATGTGGGTTGAGTCACAAGATCAAGTTGTTATATACTTAATTTTTACTGTGCTGTTCGTTCTAGTTTCCTTCCCATTCACTTGGGGGTACACAGTTCTTGTTTTCGCTACAGGTTACGTTTTCGGAATAATTAGAGGGCTAGTAACAGTTTTATTCGCAGCAAACATTGGTGTAGTTGTCGCACATTTTGCAGTTAGACTTGTACACTATAAATTTCCATTAACAAAGCTTATCCAGAATGACAAAATTCAAGCTGTGCTCTCTGTGATATCGGGATCTAAAGCATTTAGAGTTGCAGCCTTTTCTCGCTTGACCCCAGTGCCTTTCGGAGTACAGAATTTAATATTTGCA GTCAGCAATATTAATACGAGAATATATTTCATAGCATCTTTTATTGGTATGATACCAGCCCAAGTCATAAATGTGTATCTGGGAAGCTCATTGAGATCAATGGAGGAAGTTTTGTCCCACAAATCAACAGCCACCACAGCTATCATTGTGTTTTTTCAA
- the LOC124787975 gene encoding transmembrane protein 64 isoform X3, which yields MNSISIDIDGTVSDFRTSKSDSSCLKINSVNSAGYLYNCCLLLITVIVLSIILFEFKEYVRALLMWVESQDQVVIYLIFTVLFVLVSFPFTWGYTVLVFATGYVFGIIRGLVTVLFAANIGVVVAHFAVRLVHYKFPLTKLIQNDKIQAVLSVISGSKAFRVAAFSRLTPVPFGVQNLIFAVSNINTRIYFIASFIGMIPAQVINVYLGSSLRSMEEVLSHKSTATTAIIVFFQVGGCC from the exons atgaaCTCGATAAGTATTGATATTGATGGAACGGTGTCCGATTTTAGGACATCTAAATCTGACAGTTCCTGCCTGAAAATAAATTCCGTGAACAGTGCTGGCTATCTATATAATTGCTGCTTGCTACTGATCACCGTAATTGTTTTAAGCATAATTCTATTTGAATTCAAAGAATATGTTAGAGCATTGCTAATGTGGGTTGAGTCACAAGATCAAGTTGTTATATACTTAATTTTTACTGTGCTGTTCGTTCTAGTTTCCTTCCCATTCACTTGGGGGTACACAGTTCTTGTTTTCGCTACAGGTTACGTTTTCGGAATAATTAGAGGGCTAGTAACAGTTTTATTCGCAGCAAACATTGGTGTAGTTGTCGCACATTTTGCAGTTAGACTTGTACACTATAAATTTCCATTAACAAAGCTTATCCAGAATGACAAAATTCAAGCTGTGCTCTCTGTGATATCGGGATCTAAAGCATTTAGAGTTGCAGCCTTTTCTCGCTTGACCCCAGTGCCTTTCGGAGTACAGAATTTAATATTTGCA GTCAGCAATATTAATACGAGAATATATTTCATAGCATCTTTTATTGGTATGATACCAGCCCAAGTCATAAATGTGTATCTGGGAAGCTCATTGAGATCAATGGAGGAAGTTTTGTCCCACAAATCAACAGCCACCACAGCTATCATTGTGTTTTTTCAA